A stretch of the Thermofilum adornatum genome encodes the following:
- a CDS encoding DEAD/DEAH box helicase, translating into MQDEVLREISIENRHKVVYVHFEPPREPALGGPVEKTVSDSYLLEALKKRGIENLYKFQEEAINAIRNGKNTLIISGTGTGKTEAFLIPIIEDLLKEPNTRAVLVYPTKALARDQVERIQYYTSAVFGFRVGVYDGDTPDRERENLQSYPPKILITNPDMLHISLRKAGFLQEFLQETKYIVLDDAHIYSGVFGAHVYYILRRLKRIVKNEPVLVASSATIGNPEEFAEKILGENYTIVSAGATRRAPIYHVMLRPVLRSKLAESIYLLQLLSSRKLKTLLFVDSHKVAESVSLLAKQAGVKVEVHRAGLLPEHRKRVEEKLKKGEIDAVVATPTLELGIDIGELDAVIMHNIPPTYSKYLQRAGRVGRRGKTGYVFLILGDDPISSYYERNPQEFYTQVSDPVFLDPANEEVVRVHLVAMSLDSPFKLEELTTFERVVCKRMEEEGYLKKDINGYYQPTLKGLRFLRSRENIRGVGEQIKIVTETGKVLGYREYPQAIKELFPGAIYLHAGTPYISLGIKKGKAVVKLLPVKMPPVTTSPLYYTYPYDGKVYLEREVMGIHVRYLDLTIEDHVYGYVTKTFPEGQVVSQKLLEDELTYSFKTKGILLEFPPKQEWTDIQNAEAFHAIEHALIFAGQMIVGASQTDMGGISFPTGQIYIYDSFPGGSGVTKQLFYKLEEALKRAYNIVSKCNCEDGCPRCIYSPYCGNNNQMLSRRKAESVLKEVLSLKILRKPVQRTGRPIV; encoded by the coding sequence ATGCAGGACGAAGTGCTGAGAGAAATATCGATTGAGAATAGACATAAGGTAGTCTATGTTCACTTTGAGCCTCCACGAGAGCCCGCGCTCGGCGGCCCTGTTGAGAAGACAGTTTCTGACAGCTACTTATTGGAGGCGCTAAAGAAAAGAGGCATAGAAAATCTTTACAAATTCCAAGAGGAAGCCATAAATGCTATACGCAACGGTAAAAACACGCTTATAATATCGGGTACAGGCACGGGAAAAACTGAGGCATTCCTCATTCCTATAATCGAAGACCTACTAAAGGAGCCAAACACACGCGCAGTACTTGTATACCCAACAAAGGCACTAGCACGGGACCAAGTAGAGAGAATCCAGTACTACACCAGTGCAGTTTTTGGATTCAGGGTGGGTGTCTATGACGGCGACACGCCAGATAGGGAAAGGGAAAACCTGCAATCATATCCTCCCAAAATATTGATAACTAACCCAGACATGCTCCACATCTCCTTGAGGAAAGCAGGCTTCCTACAGGAATTTCTCCAAGAAACAAAATACATTGTCCTCGACGATGCACACATTTACAGCGGCGTTTTCGGCGCGCATGTATACTACATCTTGAGGCGTCTCAAAAGAATCGTTAAAAACGAGCCAGTTTTGGTCGCGTCATCTGCTACTATAGGGAACCCCGAGGAGTTTGCAGAAAAAATTCTGGGAGAAAACTATACAATTGTCAGTGCAGGGGCTACGAGGAGAGCTCCGATCTACCACGTCATGCTGAGGCCCGTGTTGAGGTCTAAGCTAGCAGAATCAATCTACTTGTTACAGTTACTATCTTCGAGGAAACTTAAAACACTTCTTTTCGTGGACAGCCATAAAGTGGCTGAAAGCGTATCGCTTCTTGCGAAGCAGGCAGGCGTCAAGGTAGAGGTTCACAGGGCAGGGCTTCTACCAGAGCACAGAAAGAGGGTAGAAGAGAAACTCAAAAAAGGAGAAATAGACGCAGTAGTCGCAACGCCAACACTAGAACTAGGCATCGACATAGGTGAGCTAGACGCCGTCATCATGCATAATATTCCACCAACATATAGCAAGTACCTCCAGAGAGCTGGAAGAGTGGGCAGAAGAGGGAAAACCGGATACGTCTTCCTGATTCTTGGAGACGACCCAATAAGTAGCTACTATGAAAGGAACCCCCAGGAATTCTATACACAGGTCTCCGACCCAGTATTCCTTGACCCAGCAAACGAGGAAGTGGTACGTGTACACTTGGTAGCCATGTCTCTGGATTCGCCCTTCAAACTTGAAGAATTAACAACATTTGAACGGGTGGTCTGTAAAAGGATGGAAGAGGAAGGCTATCTCAAAAAGGACATCAACGGGTATTACCAACCCACGCTGAAGGGTCTAAGATTTCTCCGTTCTCGGGAAAATATTCGAGGAGTAGGCGAACAGATTAAAATAGTCACAGAGACGGGGAAAGTCCTCGGGTACAGGGAATATCCCCAGGCAATCAAAGAGCTTTTCCCAGGAGCCATATATCTCCACGCCGGGACGCCGTACATATCGCTGGGGATCAAGAAGGGGAAAGCAGTCGTAAAGCTTCTTCCCGTAAAAATGCCTCCTGTAACCACTTCTCCCTTATACTACACCTATCCATACGACGGGAAAGTATACCTCGAAAGAGAGGTCATGGGGATTCATGTAAGGTATCTCGACCTAACAATCGAAGACCACGTCTACGGCTACGTAACCAAGACTTTCCCCGAGGGACAAGTCGTTTCACAGAAACTCTTGGAGGACGAACTTACATATTCCTTTAAAACCAAAGGGATACTCTTAGAGTTTCCACCCAAGCAGGAATGGACAGATATCCAAAACGCCGAGGCATTCCACGCAATAGAGCATGCACTAATTTTTGCGGGTCAGATGATTGTTGGCGCATCACAGACAGACATGGGCGGGATAAGTTTCCCGACAGGACAAATCTACATCTACGACTCATTCCCGGGAGGGTCAGGAGTCACCAAACAGCTGTTCTACAAGCTAGAAGAAGCCCTTAAACGGGCATACAACATTGTCTCTAAATGTAATTGCGAAGATGGTTGCCCAAGGTGCATTTACTCCCCCTACTGTGGAAACAATAACCAGATGCTCAGCAGGAGAAAGGCAGAATCTGTTCTAAAAGAAGTTCTCTCCCTAAAAATCTTGAGAAAACCAGTGCAGAGGACTGGAAGACCTATCGTTTAG
- a CDS encoding methyltransferase produces the protein MACIAIPPDTVTGRLMLTVTKTLLRFYLVRHKNWIFFRGNRLYVPSGCFTPAGTITSDLFSMVLARIQMEEPWAEIGCGSGQLSLLVAKRGIYVVGSDIDEKCLRAMKVNSRANKVDGYIDVVLCDAASCLRRNAFNLVFTNPPYFPMEAEKPVDVSILAGRDLRILKRFLLDSLRISKKSVPVLFSVSSLTGLKIGQPVLCRCLPLERICINIVAKR, from the coding sequence GTGGCCTGCATCGCGATTCCACCAGACACAGTTACTGGGAGACTAATGCTTACAGTTACAAAAACTTTGCTGAGATTTTATCTTGTACGCCACAAAAATTGGATATTTTTCAGGGGAAATAGGCTCTATGTTCCTTCAGGTTGCTTTACCCCCGCTGGTACGATTACTTCAGATCTTTTCTCAATGGTTTTGGCGAGGATACAAATGGAAGAGCCATGGGCAGAGATTGGGTGCGGATCTGGACAGCTCTCACTGCTCGTTGCAAAGAGGGGGATATATGTTGTGGGGTCAGACATAGATGAGAAATGCTTGAGGGCAATGAAGGTAAATTCCAGAGCTAACAAGGTGGACGGCTACATAGATGTTGTTCTTTGTGATGCTGCCTCGTGCCTGAGGAGAAACGCATTTAACCTTGTTTTCACGAACCCGCCCTATTTTCCCATGGAGGCGGAAAAACCTGTAGACGTTTCGATTTTGGCAGGTAGAGATTTACGGATATTGAAGAGGTTTCTCTTGGATTCATTAAGGATTTCCAAGAAGAGTGTTCCCGTGCTTTTTTCTGTTAGCAGCCTCACGGGCTTAAAAATAGGACAGCCTGTCTTATGTCGATGTCTACCTCTCGAGAGAATATGCATAAATATTGTGGCTAAACGATAG
- the asnS gene encoding asparagine--tRNA ligase: MQATDIIPVKEALKLPAGSTVKVRGWAYRRRDLGDKAFIVVRDSTGIIQAVFTPDSPSHPDARKVTVESSLVVEGTLKDDPRAPGGKEIQGKKLEIVHLAENFPIRRDASREFLLEVRHLAVRSRKMTSVLKIRNTVFEALHEWFRANGYYEVQGPMFVSAAVEGGATLFPVKYVDGSTVYLTQSSQFYLEALIFSLEKVYTVAPSFRAEKSRTRRHLTEFWHAEAEVAWTNLEGIMKVEEELVAHIVRRVLEKNAEDLELLGRKTEILRNVEPPFPRLSYDKAIEILQGKGFKVSWGDDLGADEERALTEEFDRPFFLYGFPVQAKAFYHKNDPSRPEVTLSADLLAPEGYGEIIGGGERIEKLEELVEKIKSFGLNPRDYEWYLDLRRYGSVPHAGFGLGMDRLVTWIAGLEHIVDSLPFPRTVSRTYP, translated from the coding sequence ATGCAGGCCACAGATATTATTCCGGTGAAGGAGGCATTAAAACTTCCGGCGGGCTCAACTGTAAAGGTTCGCGGATGGGCTTATCGGAGGCGAGACCTAGGCGACAAAGCATTTATCGTTGTGAGAGACTCAACGGGAATAATACAGGCAGTCTTTACGCCAGATTCGCCGAGCCACCCAGACGCTAGAAAGGTAACCGTGGAATCCTCACTCGTGGTTGAGGGGACATTAAAGGATGACCCACGTGCTCCAGGAGGAAAAGAGATACAGGGAAAAAAGCTCGAAATCGTTCACCTTGCTGAAAACTTTCCCATAAGGCGGGATGCCTCTAGAGAATTTCTCCTAGAGGTTAGGCACCTTGCAGTCAGAAGCAGGAAAATGACCTCGGTGCTAAAGATAAGGAACACTGTTTTCGAAGCTCTCCACGAATGGTTCAGGGCCAACGGGTACTACGAGGTTCAGGGACCAATGTTTGTATCTGCTGCTGTAGAAGGTGGAGCAACCCTCTTCCCCGTCAAATACGTGGATGGAAGCACAGTGTATTTGACACAGTCTTCACAGTTCTATCTAGAGGCGCTTATCTTCAGCCTAGAAAAAGTGTACACAGTGGCTCCATCCTTCAGGGCTGAGAAGTCTCGTACCCGGAGACACCTAACAGAGTTTTGGCACGCAGAAGCCGAAGTAGCTTGGACAAACCTGGAAGGCATAATGAAAGTGGAAGAAGAACTCGTAGCCCACATAGTCAGGAGGGTCCTAGAGAAAAACGCTGAAGACCTAGAATTACTGGGCAGAAAGACCGAGATCCTCAGGAATGTTGAGCCTCCATTTCCAAGGCTAAGCTATGACAAGGCCATAGAGATACTGCAAGGCAAAGGATTCAAAGTTTCTTGGGGAGACGACTTGGGGGCAGACGAAGAGCGTGCACTCACCGAGGAGTTTGACAGGCCATTTTTCCTCTACGGCTTTCCCGTTCAAGCCAAGGCATTCTATCACAAAAACGACCCATCGCGTCCAGAAGTAACGCTCTCGGCAGACCTTCTGGCACCTGAAGGATACGGGGAAATCATTGGTGGTGGTGAAAGAATAGAAAAACTAGAAGAACTAGTAGAGAAGATCAAATCTTTTGGTCTTAATCCACGGGACTATGAGTGGTATCTTGACCTGAGGAGATACGGCTCTGTTCCTCACGCCGGGTTTGGATTGGGGATGGATAGGCTAGTCACTTGGATAGCTGGGCTAGAACATATAGTTGATTCTTTGCCTTTCCCGAGAACAGTGTCCAGAACGTATCCATAG
- a CDS encoding FeoA family protein, with amino-acid sequence MTMSKRTALAYVPPGSIVKVIDVSGGYGSIRRLYEMGIVPGSEVKVVFNSAGPTVLEKNGTRIAIGKGLAMKVIVEVLSHE; translated from the coding sequence ATGACGATGTCAAAAAGAACTGCTCTGGCATATGTTCCTCCTGGTAGCATAGTAAAAGTCATAGATGTAAGTGGAGGTTATGGCAGCATTAGGCGTCTATACGAGATGGGGATAGTTCCAGGATCAGAGGTAAAGGTTGTTTTTAACAGTGCTGGGCCAACGGTTTTAGAGAAAAATGGGACAAGAATAGCCATAGGTAAAGGTCTAGCTATGAAGGTTATAGTCGAGGTGTTAAGCCATGAATAA